The proteins below come from a single Anguilla rostrata isolate EN2019 chromosome 3, ASM1855537v3, whole genome shotgun sequence genomic window:
- the xkrx gene encoding XK-related protein 2: protein MTMAVKCEGTENDIFEYQQYQPSHKPASNRPIVVVNHSSIHPPFGVVITTVLYCAEFVSAAVLCSMYHKTDDQFWLGLTITFMLVPSVLTQLTLTFVHRDLGRDRPLVLLLHLLQMGPILRCVEALMVYFQAGREEEPYVTISRKIRLSMGGGTPMEWEVSHSERKLAAHRNAFKRTAVIQAFLGSTPQLTLQLYATIQEKYMPYTRVVLMGITLVSITYGALVCSVLAIQIKYDDYKVRLRPAAYLCMVLWRGLEIATRVAALVLCSTALTYWVAPAVLGNLAFFLLLPWAEFWTRKASLPENLEKDLSKVGTTVVLCLVTLLYACINIFCWSAVELNLAHRDLIEKRQRWGRLAAYYSVRLAENIVLVVLWYFFRSDYYEHVCAPMLVLQLIVCYALAMLFMLLFYQYCHPCRRLFGRNVEDCLRCVCCRPDGAAQPHAEVSLTLTPQVPPPPDLTSQLGLDRETDILDDITDAA from the exons ATGACTATGGCTGTTAAATGCGAAGGAACCGAAAACGATATTTTTGAATACCAACAGTATCAACCAAGCCACAAGCCGGCTTCAAACCGGCCCATTGTAGTTGTCAACCACAGCAGCATTCACCCTCCGTTTGGCGTTGTTATTACCACCGTATTGTATTGTGCCGAATTCGTTAGCGCAGCGGTTCTCTGTAGTATGTACCACAAGACCGACGACCAGTTCTGGTTGGGGCTGACCATTACCTTCATGCTAGTACCCTCGGTGCTGACTCAGCTGACGCTGACTTTTGTACATCGGGACCTGGGAAGAGACCGGCCTCTTGTCCTTCTCTTACATCTTCTACAAATGGGACCGATACTCAG gtgtgtggaggCTCTGATGGTGTACTTCCAGGCCggaagggaggaggagccgTACGTGACCATCAGCAGGAAGATCCGGCTGAGCATGGGCGGGGGCACGCCCATGGAGTGGGAGGTCAGCCACTCGGAGCGCAAGCTGGCGGCCCACCGCAACGCCTTCAAACGCACCGCCGTCATCCAGGCCTTCCTGGGCTCCACCCCCCAGCTCACCCTGCAGCTCTACGCCACCATCCAGGAGAAGTACATGCCATACACACGCG TTGTCCTGATGGGCATCACCCTGGTCTCCATAACCTACGGGGCCctggtgtgcagtgtgctggcCATCCAGATCAAGTACGACGACTACAAGGTGCGGCTGCGCCCGGCGGCGTACCTGTGCATGGTGCTGTGGCGCGGGCTGGAGATCGCCACGCGCGTGGCGGCCCTGGTGCTCTGCAGCACCGCGCTCACCTACTGGGTGGCCCCCGCCGTGCTGGGCAACCTGGCCTTCTTCCTGCTGCTCCCCTGGGCCGAGTTCTGGACCCGGAAGGCCTCGCTGCCCGAGAACCTGGAGAAGGACCTGAGCAAGGTGGGCACCACGGTGGTGCTGTGCCTGGTCACGCTGCTCTACGCCTGCATCAACATCTTCTGCTGGTCGGCGGTGGAGCTGAACCTGGCGCACCGCGACCTGATCGAGAAGCGGCAGCGCTGGGGCCGGCTGGCGGCCTACTACAGCGTGCGGCTGGCCGAGAACATCGTGCTGGTCGTCCTGTGGTACTTCTTCAGGTCGGACTACTACGAGCACGTGTGCGCGCCCATGCTGGTGCTGCAGCTGATCGTCTGCTACGCGCTGGCCATGCTCTTCATGCTGCTCTTCTACCAGTACTGCCACCCCTGCCGCCGCCTCTTCGGCCGCAACGTGGAGGACTGCCTGCGCTGCGTGTGCTGCCGCCCGGACGGCGCCGCCCAGCCCCACGCCGAGGTCTCCCTGACGCTCACGCCGCaggtcccgccccccccggacCTCACCAGCCAGCTGGGGCTTGACCGCGAGACGGACATTCTCGATGATATCACGGATGCCGCCtga
- the nox1 gene encoding NADPH oxidase 1 — MGNWIINNGLSALILVVWMGINIFLFVYFYLFYDLGERFYYTRHILGAALAWARAPAAVLNFNCLLILLPVCRNLLSLLRGSFMCCGRSMRKQLDKNLTFHKLVAYMIGLMTAVHTVAHLLNMEWFNKSRRGEYDELSTALSSLGDGGDDDDDDHETYLNPIRSTNTTPTHVVFTTIAGVTGVIITLALILIITSSMEVIRRSYFEVFWYTHHLFIIFFAGLVIHGAGRIVRSQTVTDPPHNYSFCKDRVEDWGKIKECPIPQFAGGFPQTWMWVIGPMILYLCERILRFIRYMQTVRYRKIVIRPSKVLELQLVKAGFKMEVGQYVFLNCPSISQLEWHPFTMTSAPEEDFFSVHIRSVGDWTQQLISMVEQLPEGAQGPKMAVDGPFGTASEDVFDYEVSMLVGAGIGVTPFASILKSIWYKFKESNPKLRTRKIYFYWLCRETHAFEWFADLLQVLEKEMEERGMGNFLTYKLFLTGWDYSHTAHVMVHFDEDKDVVTGLKQKTHYGRPNWDREFEQIAKENPTSVVGTFLCGPEALAKTLEKKCIKYSDVDPRKIKFYFNKENF, encoded by the exons ATGGGGAATTGGATTATTAACAATGGATTGTCAGCACTCATATTG GTGGTGTGGATGGGGATAAATATATTCCTGTTCGTCTACTTCTATCTTTTCTATGACCTGGGGGAGAGGTTTTACTACACGCGCCATATTCTAGGG GCTGCGCTTGCCTGGGCTCGAGCGCCCGCGGCCGTTCTCAACTTCAACTGCCTCCTGATCCTGCTCCCAGTTTGCCGCAATCTGCTCTCTCTTTTACGTGGTTCCTTCATG tgctgtGGGCGATCAATGAGAAAACAGCTGGATAAAAATCTCACTTTCCACAAATTGGTGGCATACATGATTGGCCTGATGACAG CTGTGCACACCGTGGCCCATTTGCTCAACATGGAGTGGTTCAACAAGAGCAGACGGGGAGAGTACGACGAGCTGAGCACAGCCCTCTCTAGCCTGGGCGACGGCggcgacgacgacgacgacgaccaCGAGACCTACTTGAATCCCATTCGCTCCACCAACACC ACACCCACCCATGTGGTGTTTACCACCATCGCTGGGGTCACAGGAGTCATCATCACCTTAGCGCTCATCCTCATAATCACTTCCTCCATGGAAGTCATCCGCCGCAGCTACTTTGAGGTCTTCTGGTACACCCACCACctcttcatcatcttcttcgCGGGGCTAGTCATCCATGGAGCTGG GCGAATTGTGAGAAGTCAAACTGTCACAGACCCACCACACAATTACTCCTTCTGCAAAGACCGGGTAGAGGACTGGGGGAAGATAAAGGAATGTCCCATTCCACAGTTTGCAGGAGGTTTCCCACAG ACCTGGATGTGGGTGATCGGTCCCATGATCCTCTACCTTTGTGAGCGCATCTTGCGCTTCATCCGCTACATGCAGACCGTCAGGTACAGGAAG ATTGTGATCCGTCCGTCCAAGGTGCTGGAGCTCCAGCTGGTGAAGGCAGGTTTCAAGATGGAGGTGGGCCAGTATGTTTTCCTCAACTGCCCCTCCATCTCCCAGCTGGAGTGGCACCCCTTTACCATGACCTCTGCTCCTGAGGAGGACTTCTTCAGCGTGCACATCCGATCTGTGGGGGACTGGACCCAACAACTCATCAGCATGGTGGAACAGCTACCGGAGGGTGCCCAGGGACCTAA AATGGCTGTGGACGGACCCTTTGGTACCGCCAGTGAGGACGTGTTTGACTATGAGGTCAGCATGCTGGTTGGTGCTGGCATTGGCGTGACACCTTTTGCTTCCATTCTGAAGTCCATCTGGTACAAGTTCAAAGAGTCAAACCCAAAGTTGCGCACAAGAAAG ATCTACTTCTATTGGTTGTGCAGAGAGACACATGCCTTCGAGTGGTTTGCAGACCTTTTACAGGTGCTGGAGAAGgaaatggaggagagaggaatggGGAACTTCCTCACCTACAAACTCTTCCTCACTGGATGGGACTACAGCCAC aCGGCTCATGTCATGGTTCACTTTGATGAAGACAAGGACGTTGTGACGGGCCTCAAACAGAAGACCCACTATGGGAGGCCTAACTGGGATCGGGAATTTGAACAGATCGCCAAGGAGAACCCCAC GTCGGTGGTTGGCACATTCCTGTGTGGGCCCGAGGCACTGGCAAAGACCCTAGAGAAAAAATGCATCAAGTACTCAGATGTGGATCCTCGaaaaataaagttctacttCAACAAGGAGAATTTCTGA
- the cstf2 gene encoding cleavage stimulation factor subunit 2 isoform X1, with protein MANLAAAVVAAAGRDPAVDRSLRSVFVGNIPYEATEEQLKDIFSEVGLVVSFRLVYDRETGKPKGYGFCEYQDQETALSAMRNLNGREFSGRALRVDNAASEKNKEELKSLGTGAPVIESPYGDGCQPEEAPESISRAVASLPPEQMFELMKQMKLCVQNSPQEARNMLLQNPQLAYALLQAQVVMRIVDPEIALKMLHRQTTVPPLIPSSQAGVAPVPSQPLSQPNIPASQPQPMPGMHVNGAAQMMQPPQMVGGVTGPMPGQGPLGPAVGMQPQMGIPQGGPVPMDRGQGNPQHSPVGPSGPAAIDRPQVPMADPRAPMRGGVPPGPAVVAPRGLLGDGPNDPRGGTLLSVTGEVVEPSRGFMGAPPHQGPPMHMTHVGSGPPPDMRGPHDMRGGPMGEPRGMMGEPRGPMMEQRGPPMDARAPIPGARDPRAVETRSLDARGPVATQRVPMATGMQGPGQHAMQAPGLSGVPQTGGGGGGGGGGGGGGGFSPGQSQVTSQDHEKAALIMQVLQLTPEQIAMLPPEQRQSILILKEQIQKTAGAP; from the exons ATGGCGAATCTAGcggctgctgttgttgctgccgCGGGCAGGGATCCTGCAGTTGATCGGTCTCTTCGTTCGGTATTTG tGGGAAATATTCCGTATGAGGCGACCGAGGAGCAGCTTAAAGACATCTTCTCAGAAGTCGGCCTGGTTGTCAGCTTTAG GTTAGTCTATGACAGAGAAACGGGGAAGCCCAAGGGCTATGGTTTCTGTGAGTACCAGGACCAGGAGACGGCGCTTAGTGCCATGCGGAACCTGAACGGGCGAGAGTTCAGTGGCAGAGCCCTTCGCGTGGACAACGCTGCAAGCGAGAAGAACAAGGAAGAGCTCAAGA GCTTGGGTACGGGTGCCCCTGTCATTGAGTCGCCCTATGGAGATGGCTGCCAGCCTGAGGAGGCCCCGGAGTCCATAAGTCGTGCTGTGGCCAGTCTGCCTCCAGAGCAGATGTTTGAATTGATGAAGCAAATGAAA ctgtgtgtgcagaacAGCCCCCAGGAGGCCAGGAACATGCTGCTGCAGAACCCCCAGCTGGCCTACGCCCTGCTCCAGGCCCAGGTGGTCATGAGGATTGTCGATCCCGAGATAGCTCTG aaaatgctcCACCGTCAGACTACAGTTCCGCCCCTGATCCCCAGCAGCCAGGCGGGTGTGGCTCCAGTTCCCAGCCAGCCCCTCTCCCAGCCCAACATCCCAGCCTCTCAGCCACAGCCAATG CCAGGCATGCACGTGAACGGCGCCGCCCAGATGATGCAGCCCCCCCAGATGGTGGGCGGTGTGACGGGCCCCATGCCGGGACAGGGGCCGCTGGGTCCCGCAG TTGGGATGCAGCCCCAGATGGGTATTCCCCAGGGAGGTCCTGTTCCTATGGACAGGGGCCAAG GGAACCCTCAGCACTCCCCCGTAGGACCGTCAGGGCCGGCTGCTATCGATCGGCCGCAAG TGCCCATGGCGGACCCTCGGGCGCCCATGCGTGGGGGAGTTCCTCCGGGACCCGCTGTGGTGGCCCCCAGGGGCCTGCTGGGAGATGGCCCCAACGACCCTCGTGGCGGCACTCTGCTTTCGGTGAcgggggaggtggtggagccCAG CCGCGGCTTTATGGGAGCCCCTCCACACCAGGGCCCCCCCATGCATATGACCCACGTTGGGAGCGGTCCCCCCCCTGACATGCGAGGACCCCATGATATGAGGGGTGGCCCAATGGGTGAGCCCAGAGGCATGATGGGAGAGCCCAGGGGGCCCATGATGGAACAGAGAGGCCCACCCATGGATGCCAGAG CTCCCATCCCTGGTGCCCGTGACCCCAGGGCAGTGGAGACCCGCAGCCTGGATGCCAGGGGTCCTGTGGCCACCCAGAGGGTGCCCATGGCGACAGGGATGCAGGGCCCAGGCCAGCACGCCATG CAGGCACCTGGCCTCTCGGGAGTTCCGCAGacgggtggaggaggtggaggaggaggaggaggaggaggaggaggaggcttcAGCCCGGGCCAGAGTCAGGTCACCTCGCAGGACCATGAAAAG GCCGCCCTGATCATGCAGGTGCTGCAGCTGACGCCGGAGCAGATCGCCATGCTGCCGCCAGAGCAGCGCCAGAGCATCCTCATCCTGAAGGAGCAGATCCAGAAGACCGCGGGGGCGCCCTGA
- the cstf2 gene encoding cleavage stimulation factor subunit 2 isoform X2: MANLAAAVVAAAGRDPAVDRSLRSVFVGNIPYEATEEQLKDIFSEVGLVVSFRLVYDRETGKPKGYGFCEYQDQETALSAMRNLNGREFSGRALRVDNAASEKNKEELKSLGTGAPVIESPYGDGCQPEEAPESISRAVASLPPEQMFELMKQMKLCVQNSPQEARNMLLQNPQLAYALLQAQVVMRIVDPEIALKMLHRQTTVPPLIPSSQAGVAPVPSQPLSQPNIPASQPQPMPGMHVNGAAQMMQPPQMVGGVTGPMPGQGPLGPAVGMQPQMGIPQGGPVPMDRGQVPMADPRAPMRGGVPPGPAVVAPRGLLGDGPNDPRGGTLLSVTGEVVEPSRGFMGAPPHQGPPMHMTHVGSGPPPDMRGPHDMRGGPMGEPRGMMGEPRGPMMEQRGPPMDARAPIPGARDPRAVETRSLDARGPVATQRVPMATGMQGPGQHAMQAPGLSGVPQTGGGGGGGGGGGGGGGFSPGQSQVTSQDHEKAALIMQVLQLTPEQIAMLPPEQRQSILILKEQIQKTAGAP, translated from the exons ATGGCGAATCTAGcggctgctgttgttgctgccgCGGGCAGGGATCCTGCAGTTGATCGGTCTCTTCGTTCGGTATTTG tGGGAAATATTCCGTATGAGGCGACCGAGGAGCAGCTTAAAGACATCTTCTCAGAAGTCGGCCTGGTTGTCAGCTTTAG GTTAGTCTATGACAGAGAAACGGGGAAGCCCAAGGGCTATGGTTTCTGTGAGTACCAGGACCAGGAGACGGCGCTTAGTGCCATGCGGAACCTGAACGGGCGAGAGTTCAGTGGCAGAGCCCTTCGCGTGGACAACGCTGCAAGCGAGAAGAACAAGGAAGAGCTCAAGA GCTTGGGTACGGGTGCCCCTGTCATTGAGTCGCCCTATGGAGATGGCTGCCAGCCTGAGGAGGCCCCGGAGTCCATAAGTCGTGCTGTGGCCAGTCTGCCTCCAGAGCAGATGTTTGAATTGATGAAGCAAATGAAA ctgtgtgtgcagaacAGCCCCCAGGAGGCCAGGAACATGCTGCTGCAGAACCCCCAGCTGGCCTACGCCCTGCTCCAGGCCCAGGTGGTCATGAGGATTGTCGATCCCGAGATAGCTCTG aaaatgctcCACCGTCAGACTACAGTTCCGCCCCTGATCCCCAGCAGCCAGGCGGGTGTGGCTCCAGTTCCCAGCCAGCCCCTCTCCCAGCCCAACATCCCAGCCTCTCAGCCACAGCCAATG CCAGGCATGCACGTGAACGGCGCCGCCCAGATGATGCAGCCCCCCCAGATGGTGGGCGGTGTGACGGGCCCCATGCCGGGACAGGGGCCGCTGGGTCCCGCAG TTGGGATGCAGCCCCAGATGGGTATTCCCCAGGGAGGTCCTGTTCCTATGGACAGGGGCCAAG TGCCCATGGCGGACCCTCGGGCGCCCATGCGTGGGGGAGTTCCTCCGGGACCCGCTGTGGTGGCCCCCAGGGGCCTGCTGGGAGATGGCCCCAACGACCCTCGTGGCGGCACTCTGCTTTCGGTGAcgggggaggtggtggagccCAG CCGCGGCTTTATGGGAGCCCCTCCACACCAGGGCCCCCCCATGCATATGACCCACGTTGGGAGCGGTCCCCCCCCTGACATGCGAGGACCCCATGATATGAGGGGTGGCCCAATGGGTGAGCCCAGAGGCATGATGGGAGAGCCCAGGGGGCCCATGATGGAACAGAGAGGCCCACCCATGGATGCCAGAG CTCCCATCCCTGGTGCCCGTGACCCCAGGGCAGTGGAGACCCGCAGCCTGGATGCCAGGGGTCCTGTGGCCACCCAGAGGGTGCCCATGGCGACAGGGATGCAGGGCCCAGGCCAGCACGCCATG CAGGCACCTGGCCTCTCGGGAGTTCCGCAGacgggtggaggaggtggaggaggaggaggaggaggaggaggaggaggcttcAGCCCGGGCCAGAGTCAGGTCACCTCGCAGGACCATGAAAAG GCCGCCCTGATCATGCAGGTGCTGCAGCTGACGCCGGAGCAGATCGCCATGCTGCCGCCAGAGCAGCGCCAGAGCATCCTCATCCTGAAGGAGCAGATCCAGAAGACCGCGGGGGCGCCCTGA